A window of Blautia argi genomic DNA:
CTGGGTGGATTGATGATCCTTTTTCAATATTTGCAGAAATTAAGTTTTGCAAGTTTATCACAGGAAATCATTATTGATATAAAAAAAACTTTAATTCAGAAAATCTCACGAACTAACTACCTTTTTTGGAAACAGCATAAGTCTGGAGATGTCTATACCGTAATAGAAAAAGATGTCAATCAATTAGAAAATTTACTGCTATCAATTTTTAGCAATGGAATTACAAATGTTTTTGTTGTTTTAAGTGTATCTATATATATGATTTATATAAATATGTTTATCGGAGTTGTAGTAATTTTATTGGCATTCTTGTTTGCAACATTTCAAAGAAGAATTGGAAATGTCGCAAAAAGAGGAATGACCAAATTGAGAGAAACAGTGGGGAATATTTCAATACATACTAACAATATAGTAAATAATGTTCTACCTATTAAAATGCTGGGGATTTCAAAGGATATTATTGATGATTATTGTAGGAATTTACGGGATTATAAAAAACAATATATAAAGCAAGTCTTAATTTTAAATCATGTGCAATCGACAGGAATGGCTTTTACTGCAATAGGACTATTTATTATTATGATTTTTGGGGCGATGGAAGTTTTACAAAATAGATTATCTATAGGATTTTTGTTTAGTTTAACTATGTATTTACAAAGGCTTTATAATCCTATTATAGGATTGGGGAATGTTTATGTTTCTTTGCAGAGTTTTAGTCCTATAGTTAGTAAATTGCTTGAAATACTTAATAATACAAATGAAATTGCTGACGGAAAATACACTCCTAAAACACATTTATCTGGAAACATCTTGATTAATAATGTTAAGTTTAAATATAGTGATGGAGCAAACTATATTTTAGATGATTTTTCTTTAAGTATAAGATCAGGAGAAAAAATAGGAATTGTAGGAAAAAATGGTACAGGAAAGACTTCACTATTACGTTTGTTTGCACGAGTGTGTAAAGCGGAGTCGGGTAGTATTTTGTTAGATGATGTTGAAATAAGTAATTATTGTGAGCATTTTTTAGAAGAAGAAATAGGGTTTATGTTACAAGAAAATTATTTACCGGATTGGACATTAGAAGATTTTTTTGGTAAAAATAATGTTGAAAATGCGGAAAAGATGATGAACGATTTGGGTATACCACTTAGGAAATTTTCCAAAGGAATGAATAGTAGGATTGGTGAGAATAAAATTTCTTTATCTGGTGGAGAACTACAAAAGCTTGCTTTTATTAAGCTACTTTTAGAACAAAAACAAATTTATATTTTTGATGAGCCAACTTCAGCCTTGGACTTGGAGAGTGAAGAAAAGATGATAACTATGCTTCGGAAATATTTGAAAAATAGAACGTGTATCATCATTACTCATAGAAAAGCAATCTTAAATATATGTGATAAAATTATAGAGTTTAAATAGCAGAAATAACTTCATTGGTTTTATGCAGCTCTACAGTGATTTTCGGAGCACCATAGTTCTGCTTAGAATCATCATAAATATCCTGTATTTTGGCTTTTACAGTTTCACGACGTATTTCTGTATCAGAAGGTACGTGGTGGAGCCATGCATGATATCCTGAACGAGAGATACCTAAAAATTTCAACATTCCGGAGACGGAAACCCGGCGTCCAGCCTTCTTGGCAGCTTCCGTCTTCTCAGAAACTTCGAGAAAAATGGCTTCTGTCATTTTCCTAGAATGTTGATGGCTTTTTTATACATCAAGCGAATCTTGGGCGTTACGTAATTCACACCTGAGACGAGCGATTTCTTTCTGTTCATCAGAAGCATAATTACCGGAACCACGAACAGAGATATTGCCAGATTCCCGGAAATCTTTCAGTCACTTTGTTAAAGTGCTGTATCCGATTCCGAGATTTTCCGCACATCCACGTACACCTAAATCCTTATGATCTTCGTAGTACTGGATTGCATCAAGTTTAAACTGTTTGTCATGTTGTCTTGCCATATGAGATCCTCCTTCAGCATGTCTCTATTGTACCATGCTTATGTGTATTTTGGGATTTCTCATTTTGGCTTGTACTATTTATATTCTAACATCAGGGTATTAGTTTTGAACGATATAAATAGAGCGAGGGTGTTGCAAAAGAGCGACACCTTGTAAACGCTCAATTAGGCGCTTACGGTGTATATATAGTTATATACGCCCTCTACTTTTTGGATGGCAATATTTTATTTTATATGAAAAACATTGTTTCTGTATTCCGGAACTCAGATGGTGGGAGTCCCGTTTGCTTTTTGAACAGTCTGCTGAAATATAGTGGGTTATCATACCCCAACAATTGACGCAACTTCAGCAACAGAATACGTGGTGGTTCGGAGCAGTGTCTTTGCATTTGTAATCCGTAGATTTAATATATACTGCATGGGAGTTACACCGTTGTAGCGTTTAAAGCTGCGGATAAACCAGCTCGTACTAAGGTGTTTGTCCATGGCGTATTGTTCAATGGAGATTTCTTCTGTAAAATGTTCATTAAAATACTGTGTGGCTTCTTCCATTTCTTTTTGCAGCATCCGGTTCTGGGAAGAGATGCCGATAGGAGCCGACCGGCTGATGAGAAGGAACATTTCCCTGAGCAGAAGAGATAAGTATTCTTCATAATGAGGACGAGTAAGTTGGAGTTCTTGAATCATTTTTCGGAAAATCTGATGATATTCCGTAGAGTTTCCAGTCTGGATAATCTGCCCAGATTCAAACAAATGGTATTCTCTTAAAATATTCTTTACATTATTACCGGTAAAATGAACCCAGTAAACTTCTGTCTGGTCTGTCCCATAATAAACATATCTTTGCATTTCACGTGGCTTGTACAAAATCATATGTCCGGCCTCTATAATCTCTTCCTTGCCATTTAAAAAGAAATGACCTTTCCCTGCAGCAATATAAAGCAATTGATAGTCAATCCTTCCCCGGGGGCGATACGTGGGAAGCTTGGGCTGGTGGATCAGCCGATATGTCCCACAGCTTCCAACTACTAATGGTTTGCTCTTATCTTTAAAATCCAATAATGAATTATGCAGATAGCCAGAATTGATATACATGATGCATCTCGCACCTCCTTTAATAAGCAGGCTTTTGTTAAAGATAGTGTATCATTTCGTGTATATTTTGTCCAATAGAGTTTATGGATGGAATAGGAAAAAAGGAGTAAAATAGGCAGTGTAACAGGGAAATAAGGGAAAAGCAAAGAGGAGAGTTTTAAATGAAGAAAACAATTTTGGTATGGGCAACCGTTATGGCTGCCGGTATGTTGGCACTGTCTGGATGTGGGAAGAAAGAAACCGGACAGGCAGGAGAATATACAAACCTGGCAGATAAAGAGTCCAGAAAATCCGTTGTGGGAGAACTGGAGGCATGCGGTGTAACAAAAGAACAGACTGCCACATTGGAAAAATGGGCAGAGGATTATCACGAGATCACTGCTAAGTCATACTCATATCCAAAAGGATTTACGGCTTTGCCGGAAAGCGGGATGGATTACAGCTCCATTCTGATGGATGATTCTGCTGAGTCCTATTCGTATCTGCAGGCATCAAACTGTCGTCTGACCGCTTTTAATCTGATCAAGAACCAGTTGACAACAGCAGGAACCGGGAATGATACGGACTTGTGGCTGATGTTTGATATTGAGGCTATTGATACCATGCCGGAATATCAGTTGACCAAAGAGGAACGGGCAGGTTTTCTGACACTTTTTAACCAGGTGTCTGTGGAAGGAACCAAAACTTTAGAAGAGCATGAGGAAAAAATCCAGGAGGCATGGAATGAACGGGATATTCAGATCAGTGGGGATAAGCTTTCTCTGATCAGTGTGTATCTGCACGCACCGGAGGATCAGGCACGTTTTGTAGGGCATACAGGTGTTCTGGCAGAAACAAAAGAAGGTCTGCTTTTTGTGGAAAAGTATAGTGCCCTTGCCCCTTTCCAGGCAACGTATTTTAAGGATCGGGCAGAACTAAAAGACTATCTGCTGGCAAGACCGGATTTGTATGGAGATGAAACAGAACTAGATCCCATTGTTATGGAAAATAGAACGGTAATGAAATAAAAAAACAAACAGGTGAACATAAGACCGATATATCTGGAACATTTCAGGTATGCCGGTCTTTTATTTTTGTACTCAACCGGTGAGGGTTTTAGTAATTGTATCATTTCGTGCATGTTTTGTCCAATAGAGTTTATGGACGAATCATGTAAAAAGAGCGTAAAATAAGGATAAAACAAAGGAAAAATCATAAAAATAAAGGGGGAAAATATTGTGATCGTGCCAAGACATTACGAAGACTTAAAAATAATGCATGAAAACACCATGCCTTGCAGAGCTTATTATATACCGGCTTCCCATGAGATGGGAGCACTGGTAGAGAACCGTTTTTCTTCAGACCGGGTGATCTGTCTGAACGGGACATGGCAGTTTCAGTATTTTGAGAGCATCTATGATTTACAGGAAAAATTTTATGAACAGGTATATGACTGCAGCAACTTTACACAGGTAGAGGTGCCAGGAGTATGGCAGAATTATGGGTATGACAGCCATCAGTATACCAACGTGAGATATCCGATTCCTCTTGATCCACCGTATGTGCCACAGGAAAATCCATGCGGAGCTTATATTAGGAAGTTTATGTACCAGAAGCAGGAAAAGGCTCCGAAGGCATATTTGAATTTTGAAGGTGTGGATTCCTGTTTTTATGTCTGGGTAAATGGAACGTATGTGGGCTATAGCCAGGTTTCCCATGCCACAAGTGAATTTGATGTGACGAATGTTTTGACAGATGGAGAAAATACCTTAGCGGTACTGGTTCTGAAATGGTGTGATGGGACTTATCTGGAAGACCAGGATAAATTCCGCATGAGTGGGATTTTCCGGGATGTATATCTTCTGAACCGTCCGGAAAACGTGGTCTATGACTACTTTACAACTACCGAAATCCAGGAGGAACAGGCAGTCATTACAGTACAGGCCAGTTACCGGGGAAAGGCAGTGCCAACAAAATTTACTTTGTATGATGCAGAACATAGGGAGGTTGCTTCTCAGGTATTTCAGGAAAATACAGGTACTGCATATACGCATAAAACAGTATTTGTTGTAAAAGAACCAAATCTATGGAACCCAGAACAGCCGTATTTATATACCCTGGTTTTAGAAACAGAAGGGGAAGTGATCACAGACCGGATTGGAATCCGGGAAATCAGTGTAAAAGATGCTGTTCTCTATATAAATGGAACTGCCATCAAATTCAAAGGCGTGAACCGTCATGACTCCGATCCGGTGACGGGGTTTGTGATCGGGCTGGAACAGATGAAAAAGGATCTGCAGATGATGAAGGAGAGTAACTTCAATGCCGTCCGAAGCAGTCATTATCCCAATGTGCCTTATTTTTATCAGCTTTGTGATGAATATGGATTTTTTGTGATTGCAGAGGCGGATAATGAAAGTCATGGAACCCAATCCCAGTATTTAAAAGATTCCAGCTGGGAAAATGTAAGCCGAAGATGGAATGAACGAATCTCGGATAATCCGGAATTTATCCCGGCGACTCTGGATCGTACAAGACTTTGTGTGCACAGGGAGAAGAACCGCCCTTGTATTGTAATTTGGTCCATGGGAAATGAATGTGGTTATGGCTGTACTTTTGAGGAAGCTTTAAAATGGACAAAAGGGTTTGATCCTACAAGGCTTACCTGTTATGAAAGTTCTTTTTATCGCAGCGACAGAAGAAAATATGATTACAGTAACATTGATATTTTCAGCCGGATGTATCCTTCCCTGGAAGAAATTCAGGAATATGTGGACAAAAAGCCGGACAAACCCTTCCTTCTGATTGAATATTGTCATGCCATGGGAAACGGACCGGGAGATTTAGAAGACTATTTTCAAATGATTTATCAATATGATGTACTCTGCGGTGGCTTTGTATGGGAATGGTGCGATCATGCAGTATATCAGGGGCAGGCAGCAAATGGAAAGGAAAAGTACCTTTATGGAGGTGACTTTGGAGAAGAAGTCCATGATGGGAATTTCTGTATGGACGGACTGGTATATCCGGACAGAACACCCCATACAGGGCTTTTGGAATACCAGAATGTGTACCGTCCGGCAAGAGTGATGTCTTTCTGCCAGAAAACAGGGGAGCTGTGTCTGGAAAACTATATGAACTATGTGGATTTAAAGGATTATATCGATTTGGTATACGAAGTGAACTGTGACGGAAAGCTATTGGAGAAGAAACCGTTGACTTTGCAGGATTCTGTATGGCCTCATCAGAGAGGAACCATTTTGTTGGATATTACTGTTCCAGATTGCGGAAAATGTTATTTAAAAGTATCTTACCATTTAAAACATAGAACCAGCCTTATGGCACAAGGGAGTATGATGGGATTTGACGAAATCCTTTTGGAAAATCGGGAT
This region includes:
- a CDS encoding helix-turn-helix domain-containing protein, with protein sequence MARQHDKQFKLDAIQYYEDHKDLGVRGCAENLGIGYSTLTK
- a CDS encoding glycoside hydrolase family 2 TIM barrel-domain containing protein; the protein is MIVPRHYEDLKIMHENTMPCRAYYIPASHEMGALVENRFSSDRVICLNGTWQFQYFESIYDLQEKFYEQVYDCSNFTQVEVPGVWQNYGYDSHQYTNVRYPIPLDPPYVPQENPCGAYIRKFMYQKQEKAPKAYLNFEGVDSCFYVWVNGTYVGYSQVSHATSEFDVTNVLTDGENTLAVLVLKWCDGTYLEDQDKFRMSGIFRDVYLLNRPENVVYDYFTTTEIQEEQAVITVQASYRGKAVPTKFTLYDAEHREVASQVFQENTGTAYTHKTVFVVKEPNLWNPEQPYLYTLVLETEGEVITDRIGIREISVKDAVLYINGTAIKFKGVNRHDSDPVTGFVIGLEQMKKDLQMMKESNFNAVRSSHYPNVPYFYQLCDEYGFFVIAEADNESHGTQSQYLKDSSWENVSRRWNERISDNPEFIPATLDRTRLCVHREKNRPCIVIWSMGNECGYGCTFEEALKWTKGFDPTRLTCYESSFYRSDRRKYDYSNIDIFSRMYPSLEEIQEYVDKKPDKPFLLIEYCHAMGNGPGDLEDYFQMIYQYDVLCGGFVWEWCDHAVYQGQAANGKEKYLYGGDFGEEVHDGNFCMDGLVYPDRTPHTGLLEYQNVYRPARVMSFCQKTGELCLENYMNYVDLKDYIDLVYEVNCDGKLLEKKPLTLQDSVWPHQRGTILLDITVPDCGKCYLKVSYHLKHRTSLMAQGSMMGFDEILLENRDGRNQQTIALLENQEQKEAEAQVSETDRFLSIRSDTFFYVYNKLSGLFEQLSIDGEELLETPMELNIWRAPTDNDRKIKQEWMDAGYDRSKARAYDVQWKREGKCVRIYSTMSVAAVALQRVLDIKAVWEISNRGAISVKMQVKKNMEFPQLPRFGIRLFLKEEYENLKYYGLGPHESYRDKCKSCSHGLYDATVEEQHEDYIRPQENGSHTDCDYVMIEKENQTVIAVSPKPFSFNVSYYTQEELARKAHNYELEKSGNTIVCLDYAQNGIGSNSCGPELRDEYQVDEETFVFEIKLLFRKEE
- a CDS encoding ABC transporter ATP-binding protein; protein product: MGDFIQLINKMKISLKQFIFSYLKCLLWACAYTIVALIFPSMVGMIIDNGIALNDFSKVIKESMGLLVLGGLMILFQYLQKLSFASLSQEIIIDIKKTLIQKISRTNYLFWKQHKSGDVYTVIEKDVNQLENLLLSIFSNGITNVFVVLSVSIYMIYINMFIGVVVILLAFLFATFQRRIGNVAKRGMTKLRETVGNISIHTNNIVNNVLPIKMLGISKDIIDDYCRNLRDYKKQYIKQVLILNHVQSTGMAFTAIGLFIIMIFGAMEVLQNRLSIGFLFSLTMYLQRLYNPIIGLGNVYVSLQSFSPIVSKLLEILNNTNEIADGKYTPKTHLSGNILINNVKFKYSDGANYILDDFSLSIRSGEKIGIVGKNGTGKTSLLRLFARVCKAESGSILLDDVEISNYCEHFLEEEIGFMLQENYLPDWTLEDFFGKNNVENAEKMMNDLGIPLRKFSKGMNSRIGENKISLSGGELQKLAFIKLLLEQKQIYIFDEPTSALDLESEEKMITMLRKYLKNRTCIIITHRKAILNICDKIIEFK
- a CDS encoding IS3 family transposase gives rise to the protein MTEAIFLEVSEKTEAAKKAGRRVSVSGMLKFLGISRSGYHAWLHHVPSDTEIRRETVKAKIQDIYDDSKQNYGAPKITVELHKTNEVISAI
- a CDS encoding DUF4300 family protein, whose translation is MKKTILVWATVMAAGMLALSGCGKKETGQAGEYTNLADKESRKSVVGELEACGVTKEQTATLEKWAEDYHEITAKSYSYPKGFTALPESGMDYSSILMDDSAESYSYLQASNCRLTAFNLIKNQLTTAGTGNDTDLWLMFDIEAIDTMPEYQLTKEERAGFLTLFNQVSVEGTKTLEEHEEKIQEAWNERDIQISGDKLSLISVYLHAPEDQARFVGHTGVLAETKEGLLFVEKYSALAPFQATYFKDRAELKDYLLARPDLYGDETELDPIVMENRTVMK